DNA from Chloroflexota bacterium:
CCACTCGCCAACTGGGAACGAGAGGAGGTGAACAAATGACGCGACGAGAATCCGCGCGCCGCGCGAACGAAGCGCTCCGCGCCAACATGAAACGGCGGAAACCGGGCGACACCAGGAAGACACCCGGCGAAGCGGCGGCGACCAAAGCGCCGACCAGCGGCAAGGAGAAGAACGCGAAAGGAGGAACGAAGAACTAAGACCAAGGGAACGGCCCGCGTCCGCGCGGGCCGGCGACGCGGCCACGAGAAGGCGACCGCCGCGCCGAACCGCGCGGACGCACACAACGAGGTACCACGATGAGCATCGAAGCATCCCGGCAAGTCTGGCGGGCAAGAGGCCTCACCCGCACAACCAAAATGGTCCTGCTCAAGCTCGCCGACCACGCAGACCCCTCAGGAGCGAACGCCTATCCATCCGTCGCGCGAATCGCGGCGGAATGCGCCACAAGCACCCGCACGGTACAGCGCGCGCTTCGCGAGCTCGTCGACAACGGCTACGCCCGGATCACCGCACGCGAAGACGCCCGGACACACAAACCACGCACCTACCAGATCACCACCGACGCGCAAACGTCACCCGCGACACCAACGCCCAGGAAGGGCGACAACACCACCACCCCCCGGGCGACACCAGCGACACCCAGATCCGTACAGATCAACCACCAAGACAACCACCAAGACGACGACGCGAGAGAACAGGAACGGAGAACCTGGGAAGCGCACGAGGCGACGTTCGGCGCTCCGCCAGGGAAGCGGGACGCCGACGAGCTCGCGGAATACACGCGCACCCACGGCGCCGACGCGGTGGTCGCCGCCTACAAACGAGCCGCCATTTACGGCGCCGAAGGCTGGCCATACATCCGGGCGATCCTCAACAACACCACACGCGAACGGCGGAGCGAAGCCAAGAAAGCGACACGCTCATACTTCACCGGGACATACGGCGCACGCCTCGCCGCCATCGACGCCGCCCATGACCTCACCGAACCATGCGCGCATTGCGGACAAGAGACCGCGACGCAGGAAAGCATCGCATGGCCAGACGGCATGTGGTGCCGGACATGCGCCACACGAGCCGCACAGGCGGAACTCAAGCAACTGAAGCGCGACGCGGAACGCGCACGAGCGACAGAACACGAGAAGGCAGAACGCTGGATCACCGACCAACTCGGGATCCCACCCGCAGAGGGAGCAGCATGAAGACCGCAGCGCGCAACTGGCTCCAACGACTCACGACCCGGACAACCACCGCCGACGAAGAACAGGACACCCGCCGGCGACGCCTCACCGCGATCGCGCGCACCCTCACCGCGCCGCCGCCACCCGACATCAAAAAACAAACCCTCATCACCGCGGCGCAACGCTACGCGCGACAGACAAACCACGCATTGAGCACGACCCTGGCGAAATTAACCATCGACGCCCTCGACGCCGAACACCTCACACAAAAGCAAAAGGCAGACCGAGACGTATAGAATGCGCCATGCTCGGAATCCTGAGACGCAGAG
Protein-coding regions in this window:
- a CDS encoding helix-turn-helix domain-containing protein, whose product is MSIEASRQVWRARGLTRTTKMVLLKLADHADPSGANAYPSVARIAAECATSTRTVQRALRELVDNGYARITAREDARTHKPRTYQITTDAQTSPATPTPRKGDNTTTPRATPATPRSVQINHQDNHQDDDAREQERRTWEAHEATFGAPPGKRDADELAEYTRTHGADAVVAAYKRAAIYGAEGWPYIRAILNNTTRERRSEAKKATRSYFTGTYGARLAAIDAAHDLTEPCAHCGQETATQESIAWPDGMWCRTCATRAAQAELKQLKRDAERARATEHEKAERWITDQLGIPPAEGAA